The proteins below are encoded in one region of Sebastes fasciatus isolate fSebFas1 chromosome 16, fSebFas1.pri, whole genome shotgun sequence:
- the LOC141753336 gene encoding uncharacterized protein LOC141753336 isoform X2, with the protein MPADWDTLPVYSGVDATIRRDSFAVYTKNRGGRSLVYEGYVRPPTPEELSMSTVLRPPRQETFTKKYKTLLQKIRADEAEAEAQEHITLEYERGSVAGFAASSDPREGVIVRAEPRTTPGVEETADGSEQQIETEKRNKAENPNVSLQRTKSNTDYSLPMEILDRRESFHPAPPGGGTGEILSFTSWDIEYKELLNLLYADPDPSQNSSAPPVTAEDGESFPKIYLDL; encoded by the coding sequence ATGCCAGCAGACTGGGACACTCTGCCGGTGTATTCTGGTGTTGATGCTACCATACGACGGGACAGTTTCGCAGTTTACACAAAGAATAGAGGAGGCAGAAGCCTCGTCTATGAGGGCTACGTTCGTCCGCCTACTCCTGAGGAGCTGTCCATGTCGACGGTGCTGCGACCACCGAGGCAGGAGACGTTCACGAAGAAGTATAAAACACTGCTGCAGAAGATCAGAGCCGATGAGGCCGAGGCTGAAGCTCAGGAACATATCACCTTAGAGTATGAAAGGGGCAGCGTGGCAGGTTTTGCAGCAAGCAGTGACCCAAGGGAAGGTGTTATTGTCAGGGCAGAGCCGAGGACCACGCCAGGCGTTGAGGAGACAGCTGATGGATCAGAACAGCAGATAGAAACGGAGAAACGTAACAAAGCAGAAAATCCAAATGTGTCTCTGCAGAGGACGAAGTCCAACACCGATTACTCACTTCCAATGGAGATCCTCGACAGAAGAGAGAGTTTTCACCCAGCACCACCTGGAGGAGGGACAGGAGAGATTTTATCTTTTACATCTTGGGACATAGAGTACAAAGAGCTCTTGAACTTGTTGTATGCTGATCCAGATCCTTCCCAGAACAGTTCGGCTCCACCAGTCACGGCTGAGGATGGAGAGTCCTTCCCTAAAATCTACTTAGACCTGTGA
- the LOC141753336 gene encoding uncharacterized protein LOC141753336 isoform X1: protein MDKNLDTTITLPASTKKYVLYKMPADWDTLPVYSGVDATIRRDSFAVYTKNRGGRSLVYEGYVRPPTPEELSMSTVLRPPRQETFTKKYKTLLQKIRADEAEAEAQEHITLEYERGSVAGFAASSDPREGVIVRAEPRTTPGVEETADGSEQQIETEKRNKAENPNVSLQRTKSNTDYSLPMEILDRRESFHPAPPGGGTGEILSFTSWDIEYKELLNLLYADPDPSQNSSAPPVTAEDGESFPKIYLDL from the exons ATGGACAAAAATCTTGACACAACAATAACGC TTCCTGCATCAACAAAAAAATACGTGCTGTATAAGATGCCAGCAGACTGGGACACTCTGCCGGTGTATTCTGGTGTTGATGCTACCATACGACGGGACAGTTTCGCAGTTTACACAAAGAATAGAGGAGGCAGAAGCCTCGTCTATGAGGGCTACGTTCGTCCGCCTACTCCTGAGGAGCTGTCCATGTCGACGGTGCTGCGACCACCGAGGCAGGAGACGTTCACGAAGAAGTATAAAACACTGCTGCAGAAGATCAGAGCCGATGAGGCCGAGGCTGAAGCTCAGGAACATATCACCTTAGAGTATGAAAGGGGCAGCGTGGCAGGTTTTGCAGCAAGCAGTGACCCAAGGGAAGGTGTTATTGTCAGGGCAGAGCCGAGGACCACGCCAGGCGTTGAGGAGACAGCTGATGGATCAGAACAGCAGATAGAAACGGAGAAACGTAACAAAGCAGAAAATCCAAATGTGTCTCTGCAGAGGACGAAGTCCAACACCGATTACTCACTTCCAATGGAGATCCTCGACAGAAGAGAGAGTTTTCACCCAGCACCACCTGGAGGAGGGACAGGAGAGATTTTATCTTTTACATCTTGGGACATAGAGTACAAAGAGCTCTTGAACTTGTTGTATGCTGATCCAGATCCTTCCCAGAACAGTTCGGCTCCACCAGTCACGGCTGAGGATGGAGAGTCCTTCCCTAAAATCTACTTAGACCTGTGA